The following are encoded together in the Peromyscus leucopus breed LL Stock chromosome 1, UCI_PerLeu_2.1, whole genome shotgun sequence genome:
- the Rnh1 gene encoding ribonuclease inhibitor isoform X1: MLRGARLALRVFLESPPGPLNTWQSVWTRRLHCAPTMSLDIQCEHLSDARWTELVPLIQQYQVVRLDDCGLTEVRCKDISSAIQANPTLTELSLCTNELGDAGVSLVLQGLQKPTCKIQKLSLQNCSLTEAGCGVLPNVLRSLPTLRELHLSDNPLGDAGLKLLCEGLLDPQCRLEKLQLEYCNLTATSCEPLASVLRVKPDFKEIVLSNNDLHEAGIQMLCQGLKASACQLESLKLESCGITSANCKDLCDVVASKASLRQLDLGSNKLGNAGIAALCSGLLLPSCRLRTLWLWECDITAEGCKDLCRVLRAKESLKELSLAGNELRDEGAQLLCESLLEPGCQLESLWVKTCSLTAASCSHFCSVLTKNRSLLELQMSSNPLGDLGVLELCKALGQPDTVLRVLWLGDCDVTDSGCSSLASVLLTNRSLRELDLSNNCMGDSGVLQLMESLKQPSCALQQLVLYDIYWTGEVEDQLRALEEERPSLRIIS; the protein is encoded by the exons ATGCTCCGGGGCGCCCGGCTGGCCCTGAGAGTTTTTCTCGAGTCCCCTCCTGGCCCTCTTAATACGTGGCAGAGCGTCTGGACCAGAAG ATTACATTGTGCACCCACCATGAGTCTTGACATCCAGTGTGAGCACCTGAGTGATGCCAGGTGGACAGAGCTCGTTCCCCTGATCCagcaataccaagtggtcag GTTGGATGACTGTGGCCTCACTGAGGTGCGGTGCAAAGACATCAGCTCAGCGATCCAGGCCAACCCTACCCTCACAGAGCTCAGCCTCTGCACCAATGAGCTGGGGGATGCTGGTGTGAGCCTGGTGCTCCAGGGCCTGCAGAAGCCCACCTGTAAGATCCAGAAGCTGAG cctccagaactgcagCCTAACGGAGGCTGGCTGTGGCGTCCTACCTAACGTGCTGCGCTCTTTGCCTACCCTGCGTGAGCTACATCTCAGTGACAACCCTCTGGGGGATGCAGGCCTGAAGCTGCTCTGTGAAGGACTTCTGGACCCCCAGTGCCGCCTTGAGAAGCTTCA GTTGGAATACTGTAACCTCACAGCAACCAGCTGCGAGCCCCTGGCTTCGGTGCTCAGGGTGAAACCTGACTTTAAGGAGATAGTGTTGAGCAACAACGACCTCCACGAGGCTGGTATCCAGATGCTGTGCCAGGGCTTGAAAGCCTCTGCCTGTCAACTGGAGTCACTCAA GCTGGAGAGCTGTGGTATCACATCAGCCAACTGCAAGGATCTGTGTGATGTCGTGGCCTCCAAAGCCTCACTGCGGCAACTGGACCTGGGCAGCAACAAGCTGGGTAATGCAGGCATTGCAGCTCTGTGCTCCGGACTGCTGCTCCCCAGCTGCAGGCTCAGGACTCTGTG GCTGTGGGAGTGTGATATCACTGCAGAGGGCTGCAAGGACCTGTGCCGTGTCCTCAGGGCCAAGGAGAGCCTGAAGGAACTCAGCTTAGCTGGCAATGAGCTGAGGGATGAAGGTGCCCAGCTGCTGTGTGAGAGCCTGCTGGAGCCTGGCTGTCAGCTGGAGTCGCTGTG gGTGAAGACCTGTAGCCTCACAGCCGCCTCTTGTTCCCACTTCTGCTCCGTGTTGACCAAGAACCGTTCTCTGCTGGAGCTGCAAATGAGCAGCAATCCCCTGGGGGACTTGGGAGTCCTGGAGCTTTGCAAGGCTCTGGGCCAGCCAGACACTGTGCTGCGTGTGCTTTG GCTGGGGGACTGCGATGTGACAGACAGTGGTTGCAGCAGCCTTGCCTCAGTCCTGCTGACCAACCGCAGCCTGCGGGAACTGGACCTCAGTAACAACTGCATGGGTGACTCGGGTGTCCTGCAACTGATGGAGAGCCTCAAACAGCCCAGCTGTGCCCTTCAGCAGCTAGT CCTGTATGACATTTACTGGACGGGGGAGGTGGAAGACCAGCTGCGGGCCCTGGAGGAGGAAAGGCCATCCTTGAGGATCATTTCCTGA
- the Rnh1 gene encoding ribonuclease inhibitor isoform X2 — protein MSLDIQCEHLSDARWTELVPLIQQYQVVRLDDCGLTEVRCKDISSAIQANPTLTELSLCTNELGDAGVSLVLQGLQKPTCKIQKLSLQNCSLTEAGCGVLPNVLRSLPTLRELHLSDNPLGDAGLKLLCEGLLDPQCRLEKLQLEYCNLTATSCEPLASVLRVKPDFKEIVLSNNDLHEAGIQMLCQGLKASACQLESLKLESCGITSANCKDLCDVVASKASLRQLDLGSNKLGNAGIAALCSGLLLPSCRLRTLWLWECDITAEGCKDLCRVLRAKESLKELSLAGNELRDEGAQLLCESLLEPGCQLESLWVKTCSLTAASCSHFCSVLTKNRSLLELQMSSNPLGDLGVLELCKALGQPDTVLRVLWLGDCDVTDSGCSSLASVLLTNRSLRELDLSNNCMGDSGVLQLMESLKQPSCALQQLVLYDIYWTGEVEDQLRALEEERPSLRIIS, from the exons ATGAGTCTTGACATCCAGTGTGAGCACCTGAGTGATGCCAGGTGGACAGAGCTCGTTCCCCTGATCCagcaataccaagtggtcag GTTGGATGACTGTGGCCTCACTGAGGTGCGGTGCAAAGACATCAGCTCAGCGATCCAGGCCAACCCTACCCTCACAGAGCTCAGCCTCTGCACCAATGAGCTGGGGGATGCTGGTGTGAGCCTGGTGCTCCAGGGCCTGCAGAAGCCCACCTGTAAGATCCAGAAGCTGAG cctccagaactgcagCCTAACGGAGGCTGGCTGTGGCGTCCTACCTAACGTGCTGCGCTCTTTGCCTACCCTGCGTGAGCTACATCTCAGTGACAACCCTCTGGGGGATGCAGGCCTGAAGCTGCTCTGTGAAGGACTTCTGGACCCCCAGTGCCGCCTTGAGAAGCTTCA GTTGGAATACTGTAACCTCACAGCAACCAGCTGCGAGCCCCTGGCTTCGGTGCTCAGGGTGAAACCTGACTTTAAGGAGATAGTGTTGAGCAACAACGACCTCCACGAGGCTGGTATCCAGATGCTGTGCCAGGGCTTGAAAGCCTCTGCCTGTCAACTGGAGTCACTCAA GCTGGAGAGCTGTGGTATCACATCAGCCAACTGCAAGGATCTGTGTGATGTCGTGGCCTCCAAAGCCTCACTGCGGCAACTGGACCTGGGCAGCAACAAGCTGGGTAATGCAGGCATTGCAGCTCTGTGCTCCGGACTGCTGCTCCCCAGCTGCAGGCTCAGGACTCTGTG GCTGTGGGAGTGTGATATCACTGCAGAGGGCTGCAAGGACCTGTGCCGTGTCCTCAGGGCCAAGGAGAGCCTGAAGGAACTCAGCTTAGCTGGCAATGAGCTGAGGGATGAAGGTGCCCAGCTGCTGTGTGAGAGCCTGCTGGAGCCTGGCTGTCAGCTGGAGTCGCTGTG gGTGAAGACCTGTAGCCTCACAGCCGCCTCTTGTTCCCACTTCTGCTCCGTGTTGACCAAGAACCGTTCTCTGCTGGAGCTGCAAATGAGCAGCAATCCCCTGGGGGACTTGGGAGTCCTGGAGCTTTGCAAGGCTCTGGGCCAGCCAGACACTGTGCTGCGTGTGCTTTG GCTGGGGGACTGCGATGTGACAGACAGTGGTTGCAGCAGCCTTGCCTCAGTCCTGCTGACCAACCGCAGCCTGCGGGAACTGGACCTCAGTAACAACTGCATGGGTGACTCGGGTGTCCTGCAACTGATGGAGAGCCTCAAACAGCCCAGCTGTGCCCTTCAGCAGCTAGT CCTGTATGACATTTACTGGACGGGGGAGGTGGAAGACCAGCTGCGGGCCCTGGAGGAGGAAAGGCCATCCTTGAGGATCATTTCCTGA